In Anopheles arabiensis isolate DONGOLA chromosome 2, AaraD3, whole genome shotgun sequence, the genomic window GTACAGCTTGGCCGGGTTCGGCGCAAACTGGCGCGTCTCATTGTTGGCGATCCACACCCGGCAAAGGATGCGCTCGACGTACTTCAGGTAGAAGAGCTGCCGGAAGATCATCTGGTACTTCGAGATGGTCCACAGGTTCAGCACGATCGACACCGGCCACTGCGCCTTGTAGGTGAAGGTAAAGCACTCGATACCCTTCAGCTGGGACGTGTCGCTCAGCGTGTCCACGAACGCGTCCTCGTTGTTGACGATTTTCGAGATCTGCGTCACGATGCCGTACGGTAGCAGCATCGTTTTCAGATCGTCATGATACTCGTCGTACTTGGCGGACGACAGCCCCAGCGTCACGTCCAGCAGGTTGGCCAGCCGGATCGGGTGCAGCGTGTCCACGCTCTTGCGCAGATCCTCCTCGACCGCGTCCATGAACTCGGTGATGAAGTCGCCCTGCTGCAGCAGAAAGTAGCGCTTGACGGACAGCAGCCGGCCCATCAGATCGTACTTGTTCATGATGAGATTCAGCAGCGAGGAAGAGGCGAAATTGTACGCCTCCTCAATCTCGTCCAGGTACGACTGGTCGAAGTGTGCGTACTGCAGCCGTTTGACCGCGGTCGTGGTCCGGGCCGTCGCGCTCGACGCGTTGAGCAGATCGGTCGTCGttgcgccgccgccgccgccgccgttcgCATTGCCCGGTTGAAACTCGGCCCCGCCGCACACGCGCACCACGTTCAGGTACTTGCCGGTGCGCAGTATGATGTCCGCGTGTTTGGCCAAAAAGCACGGCACCTTCTCGTTCCGGATGGTGTACTGCTTCTCCCAGTAGTCGACCAGCTCGTTCTCGGTCAGCTCCATCGAGCTGTGGTCGATGAAAAACTCCTGCTGCGGATCGTTAATGACGCCCCGGTAGATCCACAGCTCCAGCATCTCCATGAACGGCGCCGCGGCCGACTCGACCAGATGCACCAGCACCTTCTGCGCGTGGTTCGTCCCGCTCTTGGCCGTGATGCGGTCGTGCAGCAACGACAGCACCTGACCGCCCCGGGCATTGCTGCGCCGGATCTCGGACACCGTCGCTGCCAGCTCCTCCATCGTCGGGTAGACGGGCTTCAGGAACTGGATCAGCCGCTGCAGGCTGAGCCCCCGGCGGCACCGCAAATCGTCGAGCTGCGCGATCGACAGGTAGTAGTCGGTCATGATCGTTTTCAGCACGGAGCGGAGGGCCTGCAGCACGACCCCACCCTCAGTTACGCTCGCGCCCTCGATGAACGACTGTACGGCGGAGTAGTTTGCGGCCAGCGGcaacacctccaccaccataTCGCGGCACGATTCGGTCAGCTGGTTGGAGAGCTGAAACTCCACCGCCAGCGCACCGTCCGGGTCGAGCGTGGTGGCCCCCTTGCGGGGCGTAATCAGCGTACCCTTGATGCCGATCAGACAGTTCAGCACCTCCTTCAGCACGATCGGTTCCTGGGACGCGACCGGGATGGCGGCCACGTTCGCTTTGCTCTGCAGCGGGTACAGCTCGTCGTAGTTGAAGTTCCACGACACGATCGGTGCCTTGCGGTGCGAAAACTCGAACCCTGCCGGGCGGCTCAGCGACGGATAGTTGTGGTGATGATGCGCCGCCATCATACTGCCCGGCGGGAGCGACGTCGAGGACGATAGCCGGTTGCTCGCCGGATTGGACGTGGCCTGCACGAGCTTCTCCTTTATTTCCTGCACATTTTCCGGCGTTACCTGGTCGGGGATGATGCGGGTGGAGGAGAGGGGCGGACTTTCGAACAGCGATACGCGTTTGTGCACCGGTTCCGAGCTGACGGTCGGCACGGCCGTGCCCGACGTGTCCGACTTTATCGACTGTTCCTGCGCCGCGACGGTGGCAGCGGCGGAGGCGACAGTGGCGGCAGCCTTTTCCGCGTGAGCCGTTTTTAAATCGTTCGCAAATCGGTTCAGCACCATCACCAGGGCGGGATATGACTCTTTCCTGCAAGGTTAACCAAGCGGCGGGTTAGTTGGAGCCATCCACGCACAGGCGGCGGCTCGGCATACGTACGTATTAGCAGGTGCGTACATGTCCACGTACTTGCTCCCGTTGGGGAAGGGTTTGAAGAGTTGCGCCAGAAGCGTAGCCAGCCGCTTGCTGCTGTATTTGCCATCGCGATTGAGGAATATGGTCACTATGTTGTCCGTAGTGTAGGTGAGGCTGTAAAGAAACCGGTACGAACGTGAACAGCGCCAGCTGGTCTATTGTTTGTTCCTCCATCCGCGCGTGTTGTTTATCCGCT contains:
- the LOC120895080 gene encoding gamma-tubulin complex component 2 homolog isoform X2; translation: MSTEIVAKKLLAELVKKSGLTYTTDNIVTIFLNRDGKYSSKRLATLLAQLFKPFPNGSKYVDMYAPANTKESYPALVMVLNRFANDLKTAHAEKAAATVASAAATVAAQEQSIKSDTSGTAVPTVSSEPVHKRVSLFESPPLSSTRIIPDQVTPENVQEIKEKLVQATSNPASNRLSSSTSLPPGSMMAAHHHHNYPSLSRPAGFEFSHRKAPIVSWNFNYDELYPLQSKANVAAIPVASQEPIVLKEVLNCLIGIKGTLITPRKGATTLDPDGALAVEFQLSNQLTESCRDMVVEVLPLAANYSAVQSFIEGASVTEGGVVLQALRSVLKTIMTDYYLSIAQLDDLRCRRGLSLQRLIQFLKPVYPTMEELAATVSEIRRSNARGGQVLSLLHDRITAKSGTNHAQKVLVHLVESAAAPFMEMLELWIYRGVINDPQQEFFIDHSSMELTENELVDYWEKQYTIRNEKVPCFLAKHADIILRTGKYLNVVRVCGGAEFQPGNANGGGGGGATTTDLLNASSATARTTTAVKRLQYAHFDQSYLDEIEEAYNFASSSLLNLIMNKYDLMGRLLSVKRYFLLQQGDFITEFMDAVEEDLRKSVDTLHPIRLANLLDVTLGLSSAKYDEYHDDLKTMLLPYGIVTQISKIVNNEDAFVDTLSDTSQLKGIECFTFTYKAQWPVSIVLNLWTISKYQMIFRQLFYLKYVERILCRVWIANNETRQFAPNPAKLYRSAFTLRQKMLIAIQSFESYMMIEVIEPNWHIFYQNMKQVKNIDDVLNYHQDFLDQCLKNCMLTEPDLLKPIINLCNICIKFCDFLATATTMAPTETFSERVEQFRHDFTDQLMTLLRKIADVATLSTSERFINLIYRINFNSYYSETNEN
- the LOC120895080 gene encoding gamma-tubulin complex component 2 homolog isoform X1, translated to MSTEIVAKKLLAELVKKSGLTYTTDNIVTIFLNRDGKYSSKRLATLLAQLFKPFPNGSKYVDMYAPANTKESYPALVMVLNRFANDLKTAHAEKAAATVASAAATVAAQEQSIKSDTSGTAVPTVSSEPVHKRVSLFESPPLSSTRIIPDQVTPENVQEIKEKLVQATSNPASNRLSSSTSLPPGSMMAAHHHHNYPSLSRPAGFEFSHRKAPIVSWNFNYDELYPLQSKANVAAIPVASQEPIVLKEVLNCLIGIKGTLITPRKGATTLDPDGALAVEFQLSNQLTESCRDMVVEVLPLAANYSAVQSFIEGASVTEGGVVLQALRSVLKTIMTDYYLSIAQLDDLRCRRGLSLQRLIQFLKPVYPTMEELAATVSEIRRSNARGGQVLSLLHDRITAKSGTNHAQKVLVHLVESAAAPFMEMLELWIYRGVINDPQQEFFIDHSSMELTENELVDYWEKQYTIRNEKVPCFLAKHADIILRTGKYLNVVRVCGGAEFQPGNANGGGGGGATTTDLLNASSATARTTTAVKRLQYAHFDQSYLDEIEEAYNFASSSLLNLIMNKYDLMGRLLSVKRYFLLQQGDFITEFMDAVEEDLRKSVDTLHPIRLANLLDVTLGLSSAKYDEYHDDLKTMLLPYGIVTQISKIVNNEDAFVDTLSDTSQLKGIECFTFTYKAQWPVSIVLNLWTISKYQMIFRQLFYLKYVERILCRVWIANNETRQFAPNPAKLYRSAFTLRQKMLIAIQSFESYMMIEVIEPNWHIFYQNMKQVKNIDDVLNYHQDFLDQCLKNCMLTEPDLLKPIINLCNICIKFCDFLAESQRHFVDAELTCMLASGDDCSLSSESDYEQTATTMAPTETFSERVEQFRHDFTDQLMTLLRKIADVATLSTSERFINLIYRINFNSYYSETNEN